One part of the Ralstonia pickettii genome encodes these proteins:
- the nuoH gene encoding NADH-quinone oxidoreductase subunit NuoH — translation MIESITSFGTATFGGWWPLIWTLVRAVCIILPLLLCVAYLILWERKLIGWMHVRLGPNRVGPMGLLQPIADVLKLLLKEVMVPSAVSRGMYIIAPLMVLMPAVAIWAVIPFQAEAMVSNINAGLLYVMAISSVGVYGVILAGWASNSKYAFLGAMRASAQMISYEIAMGFALVTVLMVTGSLNLSDIVNSQNRGFFAGHGINILSWNWLPLLPMFGVYFISGVAETNRHPFDVVEGESEIVAGHMIEYSGMAFALFFLAEYINMIVISALTATLFLGGWASPIDAPVLNWIPGFFWLLIKVFLLLSVFIWLRASFPRYRYDQIMRLGWKIFIPLTVGWLVVVAIWLVSPWNIWK, via the coding sequence ATGATCGAGTCGATTACTTCTTTCGGTACCGCCACCTTCGGTGGGTGGTGGCCGCTGATCTGGACGCTGGTCCGTGCGGTCTGCATCATCCTGCCGCTGCTGCTGTGCGTGGCTTACCTGATCCTGTGGGAGCGCAAGCTCATCGGCTGGATGCACGTGCGTCTGGGCCCGAACCGCGTGGGCCCGATGGGCCTGCTGCAGCCGATTGCCGACGTGCTCAAGCTGCTGCTCAAGGAAGTCATGGTGCCGAGCGCGGTCAGCCGCGGCATGTACATCATCGCGCCGCTGATGGTGCTGATGCCGGCGGTTGCGATCTGGGCGGTGATCCCGTTCCAGGCCGAGGCGATGGTGTCGAACATCAACGCCGGCCTGCTGTACGTCATGGCGATCAGCTCGGTGGGCGTGTACGGCGTGATCTTGGCCGGCTGGGCGTCGAACTCAAAGTACGCGTTCCTGGGTGCGATGCGCGCTTCGGCACAGATGATTTCGTACGAAATTGCGATGGGCTTCGCGCTCGTGACGGTGCTGATGGTGACGGGTAGCCTGAACCTGTCGGACATCGTTAATTCGCAGAATCGCGGTTTCTTTGCGGGTCACGGCATCAACATCCTCTCGTGGAACTGGCTGCCGCTGCTGCCGATGTTTGGCGTCTACTTCATCTCGGGTGTGGCTGAAACGAACCGCCACCCATTCGATGTGGTGGAAGGCGAATCCGAAATCGTGGCCGGTCACATGATCGAATACTCGGGCATGGCGTTCGCGCTGTTCTTCCTGGCCGAGTACATCAACATGATCGTGATCTCCGCGCTGACCGCAACGTTGTTCCTGGGCGGCTGGGCTTCGCCGATCGATGCACCGGTCCTCAACTGGATTCCGGGCTTCTTCTGGCTGCTGATCAAGGTTTTCCTGCTGCTGTCGGTCTTCATCTGGCTGCGCGCATCGTTCCCGCGTTATCGCTACGACCAGATCATGCGTCTGGGCTGGAAAATCTTCATTCCGCTCACTGTGGGCTGGCTTGTCGTCGTCGCCATCTGGTTGGTGTCGCCGTGGAACATCTGGAAGTAA
- the nuoI gene encoding NADH-quinone oxidoreductase subunit NuoI — protein sequence MLLAIKEFFNSLLLKELFKGLALTGRYLFARKITVLFPEEKTPLSPRFRGLHALRRYPNGEERCIACKLCEAVCPALAITIESDQRDDGTRRTTRYDIDLTKCIFCGFCEEACPVDAIVETHILEYHGEKRGDLYFTKDMLLAVGDRFEPEIAANKAADAKYR from the coding sequence ATGTTGCTTGCCATCAAGGAATTCTTTAACAGCCTGCTCCTGAAGGAACTCTTCAAGGGGCTGGCGCTGACCGGGCGCTACCTGTTTGCGCGCAAGATCACCGTTCTTTTTCCGGAAGAGAAGACGCCGCTGTCGCCGCGCTTTCGCGGTCTGCATGCACTGCGTCGCTATCCGAACGGCGAAGAGCGCTGCATTGCGTGCAAGCTGTGCGAAGCCGTTTGCCCGGCTCTAGCCATCACGATCGAGTCGGATCAGCGTGACGACGGCACCCGCCGCACCACGCGCTACGACATCGACCTGACGAAGTGTATTTTCTGCGGCTTCTGCGAAGAGGCTTGTCCGGTGGACGCCATCGTCGAGACGCACATCCTCGAATACCACGGTGAAAAGCGCGGCGACCTGTATTTCACCAAGGACATGCTGCTGGCCGTGGGTGATCGCTTCGAGCCGGAAATCGCGGCCAACAAAGCGGCCGACGCAAAGTACCGCTGA
- the nuoE gene encoding NADH-quinone oxidoreductase subunit NuoE, translating to MLSAEALKEIDRAVAKYPADQKQSAVMAALAVAQSEKGWVSPEVMQFVAEYLEMPPVWVEEVATFYNMYDTKPVGRFKLSVCTNLPCALSGGERAADYLKKKLGIGFNETTADGNFTLKEGECMGACGDAPVMIVNNTHMCSFMSNEKLDALIADLQSKAPTNGAGK from the coding sequence ATGCTATCAGCAGAAGCTCTCAAGGAAATCGATCGGGCGGTCGCGAAATATCCCGCCGACCAGAAGCAGTCCGCCGTGATGGCGGCGCTGGCGGTCGCGCAGAGCGAGAAAGGCTGGGTCTCGCCCGAAGTCATGCAGTTCGTGGCCGAGTACCTCGAAATGCCGCCGGTGTGGGTCGAGGAAGTGGCGACGTTCTACAACATGTACGACACCAAGCCGGTTGGCCGATTCAAGCTGTCGGTGTGCACGAACTTGCCGTGCGCGCTGTCGGGCGGCGAACGTGCTGCCGACTACCTGAAGAAGAAGCTGGGCATCGGTTTCAACGAGACCACCGCCGACGGCAACTTCACGCTGAAGGAAGGCGAGTGCATGGGCGCGTGCGGTGATGCACCGGTCATGATCGTCAACAACACCCACATGTGCAGCTTCATGAGCAACGAGAAGCTCGACGCGCTGATCGCCGACCTCCAGTCCAAGGCGCCGACCAACGGAGCAGGCAAGTAA
- a CDS encoding NADH-quinone oxidoreductase subunit D has product MADIKNYTLNFGPQHPAAHGVLRLVLELDGEVIQRADPHIGLLHRATEKLAEQKTWIQSVPYMDRLDYVSMMVNEHAYVMAIERLLGLEVPLRAQYIRVMFDEITRIMNHLMWIGSHALDVGAMAVFLYAFREREDLFDMYEAVSGARMHAAYYRPGGVYRDLPDTMPQYKASKVRNEKALAALNETRSGSLLDFIEDFTNRFPKYVDEYETLLTDNRIWKQRLVGIGVVSPERALNKGFSGAMLRGSGIEWDVRKKQPYEVYDRIDFDIPVGVNGDCYDRYLVRVEEMRQSNRIIRQCIEWLRKNPGPVITDNHKVAPPSRVDMKTNMEELIHHFKLFTEGMHVPEGEAYAAVEHPKGEFGIYAISDGANKPYRLKIRAPGFVHLAALDEMAKGHMIADAVTIIGTQDIVFGEIDR; this is encoded by the coding sequence ATGGCAGATATCAAGAACTACACCCTGAACTTCGGTCCGCAACACCCGGCCGCACACGGCGTGCTGCGCCTCGTGCTGGAGCTGGACGGCGAAGTCATTCAACGCGCCGACCCGCACATCGGTCTGCTGCATCGCGCGACGGAAAAGCTCGCTGAACAGAAGACCTGGATTCAGAGCGTGCCGTACATGGACCGTCTCGACTACGTGTCGATGATGGTCAACGAGCACGCCTACGTGATGGCAATCGAGCGCCTGCTGGGTCTCGAGGTGCCGCTGCGCGCCCAGTACATCCGCGTCATGTTCGACGAAATCACGCGGATCATGAACCACCTGATGTGGATCGGTTCGCACGCGCTGGACGTGGGCGCCATGGCGGTGTTCCTGTACGCCTTCCGCGAGCGCGAAGATCTGTTCGATATGTACGAGGCGGTGTCAGGCGCGCGCATGCACGCAGCCTACTACCGTCCGGGCGGCGTGTATCGCGACCTGCCCGACACGATGCCGCAATACAAGGCATCCAAGGTGCGCAACGAGAAGGCCTTGGCCGCCCTGAACGAAACGCGTTCGGGCTCGCTGCTGGACTTCATTGAAGACTTTACCAACCGCTTCCCGAAGTACGTTGACGAATACGAAACGCTGCTGACGGACAACCGGATTTGGAAGCAGCGCCTGGTTGGCATCGGCGTGGTGAGCCCGGAGCGCGCACTGAACAAGGGCTTCTCGGGTGCGATGCTGCGTGGTTCTGGCATCGAATGGGATGTGCGCAAGAAGCAGCCGTACGAAGTGTACGACCGCATCGATTTCGACATTCCGGTCGGCGTGAACGGTGATTGCTACGACCGCTATCTGGTGCGCGTCGAAGAAATGCGCCAGAGCAATCGCATCATCCGTCAGTGCATCGAGTGGCTGCGCAAGAACCCGGGTCCGGTGATCACCGATAACCACAAGGTGGCGCCTCCGTCGCGCGTGGACATGAAGACCAACATGGAAGAGCTGATTCACCACTTCAAGCTCTTCACGGAAGGCATGCACGTGCCCGAAGGCGAGGCGTATGCCGCCGTTGAGCACCCGAAGGGCGAGTTCGGCATCTATGCAATCTCCGACGGCGCCAACAAGCCGTACCGTCTGAAGATTCGCGCCCCGGGCTTCGTTCATCTGGCCGCGCTCGACGAAATGGCGAAGGGTCACATGATTGCCGATGCGGTGACGATCATCGGTACGCAGGACATCGTGTTTGGCGAGATCGATCGCTGA
- the nuoF gene encoding NADH-quinone oxidoreductase subunit NuoF, which yields MTSLHDRHIQPLILAGLNGDNWHLEDYVKRGGYQQLKRILTEKITPEQVIADVKASGLRGRGGAGFPTGLKWSFMPRQFPGQKYLVCNTDEGEPGTFKDRDIIRYNPHALIEGMAIGGYAMGITVGYNYIHGEIWNEYKIFEQALEEARAAGFLGDNILGSGFNFQLHAHHGYGAYICGEETALLESLEGKKGQPRFKPPFPASFGLYGKPTTINNTETFAAVPFLLAIGPDNYLKMGKPNNGGSKIFSVSGDVERPGNYEIPLGTPFSKLLELAGGMRGGKKLKAVIPGGSSAPVVPADLMMASDMDYDSIAKAGSMLGSGAVIVMDETRCMVKSLLRLSYFYYEESCGQCTPCREGTGWLYRVVDRIEHGKGRQEDLDLLNNVAENIMGRTICALGDAAAMPVRGMLKHYWDEFAYHVEHKQCMVPTYL from the coding sequence ATGACCTCTCTGCACGATCGACATATCCAGCCGTTGATTCTCGCCGGTCTGAACGGCGACAACTGGCATCTTGAAGATTACGTCAAGCGTGGCGGCTATCAACAGCTCAAACGCATCCTTACCGAGAAGATCACCCCCGAGCAGGTCATCGCTGACGTGAAGGCGTCGGGCCTGCGCGGCCGCGGCGGTGCGGGTTTCCCGACCGGTTTGAAGTGGAGCTTCATGCCGCGCCAGTTCCCGGGCCAGAAGTATCTCGTCTGCAACACAGACGAAGGTGAGCCGGGCACGTTCAAGGATCGCGACATCATCCGGTACAACCCGCACGCGCTGATCGAAGGCATGGCCATCGGCGGCTACGCGATGGGCATTACCGTGGGCTACAACTACATCCACGGCGAGATCTGGAACGAATACAAGATCTTCGAACAGGCACTGGAAGAGGCGCGCGCTGCGGGCTTCCTCGGTGACAACATCTTGGGGTCCGGCTTCAACTTCCAGCTGCATGCGCACCATGGTTATGGCGCGTACATCTGCGGTGAAGAGACCGCACTGCTCGAGTCGCTGGAAGGCAAGAAGGGCCAGCCGCGCTTCAAGCCGCCATTCCCGGCGAGCTTCGGCCTGTACGGCAAGCCGACCACCATCAACAACACCGAAACCTTTGCCGCGGTGCCGTTCCTGCTGGCCATCGGTCCGGATAACTACTTGAAGATGGGCAAGCCGAACAACGGCGGCTCGAAGATCTTCTCTGTGTCCGGCGACGTTGAGCGTCCGGGCAACTACGAGATTCCGCTGGGCACCCCGTTCTCCAAGCTGCTGGAGCTTGCCGGCGGCATGCGCGGTGGTAAGAAGCTCAAGGCGGTCATCCCGGGTGGATCGTCGGCGCCGGTGGTGCCGGCTGACCTGATGATGGCCTCCGACATGGACTACGACTCAATCGCCAAGGCCGGCTCGATGCTGGGCTCGGGCGCTGTCATCGTGATGGACGAAACGCGCTGCATGGTGAAGTCGCTGCTGCGTCTGTCGTATTTCTATTACGAAGAGTCGTGCGGCCAGTGCACGCCGTGCCGTGAGGGCACCGGGTGGCTGTACCGCGTCGTCGATCGCATCGAGCACGGCAAGGGCCGCCAGGAAGACCTGGACCTGCTGAACAACGTGGCCGAAAACATCATGGGCCGGACCATCTGCGCACTCGGCGATGCCGCTGCGATGCCGGTCCGCGGCATGCTCAAGCACTACTGGGATGAGTTCGCGTATCACGTCGAACACAAGCAGTGCATGGTGCCCACCTACCTTTAA
- the nuoG gene encoding NADH-quinone oxidoreductase subunit NuoG: MVEIEIDGKKVEVAEGSLVMEAARQTGTYIPHFCYHRKLSVAANCRMCLVEVEKAPKALPACATPVTAGMKVFTNSEKAVKAQKSVMEFLLINHPLDCPICDQGGECQLQDLAVGYGKSESRYQEEKRVVFHKNVGPLISMEEMTRCIHCTRCVRFGQEIAGVMELGMLNRGEHSEITTFVGQTVDSELSGNMIDLCPVGALTSKPFRYSARTWELARRKSVSPHDGLGANVIVQTKNQRVMRVLPLDNEAINECWLSDKDRFAYEGVNSDDRLTQPMLKQGGQWKAVDWTTALEYVANGLNEIKRDHGAEQIGALASPHSTLEELFLLQKLVRGIGSDNVDFRLRQSDFSVKPTGAPWLGMPIADVSLLQRTLVVGSFLRKDHPLLAARLRQAGKKGAQLSMIGAGGEDLLMPATQLLGAPSQWLSLLSQVAVAVAAANNVARPGGTDGIEAGDIAQRIAASLASGERKAVFLGNAAVAHPQFSQLHALAQWVAQQTGATLGFLTEAANTVGGYIAGALPQGNGLDAAAMLAQPRRAYVLLGAEPEFDTANPTQARAALDQADTVIVLAPFASRAALEYADVLLPTAPFTETSGTFINCEGLPQSFNGVVRGLGDSRPAWKVLRVLGNLLNVSGFEYDSSEVVRDEVLAKPVIERLSNATIAQTAAPVATAAGIERLADVPIYHADPIVRRAGSLQLTAAARAAVRAGLPADLYAQLGLANGDAVRVTQGQRSVVLPAVLDKSLASGVIRVPAATEASAQLGAMFGAVSVEKVESSALAATV, from the coding sequence ATGGTTGAAATCGAAATTGATGGCAAGAAGGTCGAGGTTGCCGAAGGCAGCCTGGTGATGGAGGCGGCCCGCCAGACGGGCACCTACATTCCTCACTTTTGCTATCACCGCAAACTGTCGGTCGCGGCCAACTGCCGGATGTGCCTGGTCGAGGTCGAGAAGGCGCCCAAGGCGCTGCCGGCCTGCGCCACGCCCGTCACCGCGGGCATGAAGGTCTTCACAAATTCCGAGAAGGCGGTGAAGGCGCAGAAGTCCGTGATGGAGTTCCTGCTGATCAACCACCCGCTGGATTGCCCGATCTGTGACCAGGGCGGCGAGTGCCAGTTGCAGGACTTGGCCGTGGGCTACGGCAAGTCTGAATCGCGCTACCAGGAAGAAAAGCGTGTGGTGTTCCACAAGAATGTGGGCCCGCTGATCTCCATGGAAGAGATGACGCGCTGCATTCACTGCACGCGCTGCGTCCGTTTCGGCCAGGAAATTGCCGGCGTGATGGAACTGGGCATGCTCAACCGAGGCGAGCATTCCGAGATCACGACGTTCGTCGGGCAAACCGTTGACTCCGAGTTGTCGGGCAACATGATCGATCTGTGCCCCGTTGGCGCACTGACCAGCAAGCCGTTCCGCTATTCCGCTCGTACGTGGGAGCTGGCACGCCGCAAGTCGGTGTCGCCGCACGATGGCCTGGGCGCTAACGTGATCGTCCAGACGAAGAATCAGCGCGTGATGCGCGTTCTTCCGCTGGACAACGAAGCCATCAACGAATGCTGGCTTTCCGATAAGGATCGTTTCGCCTATGAGGGCGTGAACAGCGATGACCGCCTGACCCAACCGATGCTCAAGCAAGGTGGTCAATGGAAGGCTGTCGACTGGACTACCGCACTGGAGTACGTTGCCAACGGCCTGAACGAAATCAAGCGTGACCACGGCGCAGAGCAGATTGGTGCATTGGCCAGCCCACACAGCACGCTTGAAGAGCTGTTCCTGCTGCAAAAGCTGGTGCGCGGCATTGGCAGCGACAACGTCGACTTCCGTTTGCGTCAGTCCGATTTCTCGGTCAAGCCAACGGGCGCTCCGTGGCTCGGCATGCCGATCGCCGACGTGTCGCTGCTGCAGCGTACGCTGGTCGTAGGCTCTTTCCTGCGTAAGGATCACCCACTGCTGGCCGCGCGTCTGCGTCAGGCAGGCAAGAAGGGTGCGCAACTGAGCATGATCGGCGCAGGTGGCGAGGATCTGCTGATGCCTGCCACGCAACTGTTGGGCGCACCGTCGCAATGGCTGTCGCTGCTGTCGCAAGTGGCGGTGGCCGTGGCGGCTGCCAATAATGTTGCCCGTCCAGGCGGCACCGATGGCATCGAAGCCGGTGACATTGCCCAGCGCATCGCCGCAAGCCTCGCTTCGGGCGAGCGCAAGGCTGTGTTCCTCGGCAACGCCGCCGTGGCGCACCCGCAGTTTTCGCAACTGCACGCGTTGGCCCAGTGGGTCGCGCAGCAGACCGGCGCGACGCTTGGCTTCCTGACGGAAGCAGCCAACACGGTTGGTGGCTACATCGCCGGGGCGCTCCCCCAAGGCAACGGCTTGGACGCCGCCGCCATGTTGGCGCAACCGCGTCGCGCTTACGTGCTGTTGGGCGCCGAACCGGAATTCGATACCGCCAACCCCACGCAAGCGCGTGCCGCGCTGGACCAGGCCGACACCGTGATCGTGCTTGCACCGTTTGCCTCTCGCGCCGCGCTTGAGTACGCGGACGTGCTGCTGCCGACGGCTCCGTTCACCGAAACCTCGGGCACGTTCATCAACTGCGAGGGATTGCCACAAAGCTTCAATGGCGTTGTGCGCGGCCTGGGTGACTCGCGTCCCGCCTGGAAGGTCCTGCGCGTGCTGGGCAACCTGCTGAACGTGTCTGGCTTTGAGTACGACAGTTCGGAAGTGGTGCGCGACGAAGTGCTGGCCAAGCCGGTCATCGAGCGTTTGTCGAACGCGACGATTGCGCAGACCGCCGCCCCTGTTGCTACTGCGGCAGGCATCGAGCGTCTGGCCGATGTGCCGATTTACCACGCCGATCCGATCGTGCGCCGCGCCGGTTCGCTGCAACTGACGGCTGCAGCACGTGCTGCCGTGCGTGCTGGCTTGCCGGCTGATCTCTACGCACAACTGGGCCTGGCCAATGGTGACGCCGTGCGCGTGACGCAAGGGCAGCGCAGTGTGGTGCTGCCGGCCGTGCTGGACAAGTCGCTGGCTTCTGGCGTGATCCGCGTGCCTGCCGCTACCGAAGCGTCGGCGCAGCTGGGTGCCATGTTCGGTGCGGTAAGCGTTGAGAAGGTTGAATCGTCCGCGCTGGCGGCTACGGTGTAA